The Allorhodopirellula heiligendammensis genome includes a window with the following:
- a CDS encoding YybH family protein, giving the protein MRFRMVRHWVAATMLLGMCTPTQAAEEDSSVRDVIKEYVAAFNAKDADKLATMWAEDASHVDHELMQTTTGRDQIMADIEVVFSEPDDIKLFGSIASVRMITGEVASITGEVGVSISDQDPSLNRFSAIVVKNDDGWQIDSMEEMPVPQPLSSAAALAPLDWLIGDWQDATEEDPVHTHVHPAVGGAFLLRSCTSEAAQSTQIIGWDARAREIQSWTFNSDGSHGHATWAQNGGDRLLRTVQTLADGRIASGTYVIHRENDDEFTIKLMGREIDGQPQLPTEPVTVRRMPAVSN; this is encoded by the coding sequence ATGCGATTTCGAATGGTACGGCACTGGGTCGCCGCAACAATGTTGTTGGGAATGTGCACACCGACCCAGGCGGCCGAAGAGGACTCAAGCGTACGTGATGTGATCAAGGAGTATGTCGCCGCATTCAATGCGAAAGACGCCGACAAACTTGCCACGATGTGGGCCGAAGATGCCTCCCACGTCGATCACGAATTGATGCAAACGACCACCGGCCGCGATCAAATCATGGCGGATATTGAAGTCGTTTTTTCTGAGCCCGATGACATTAAACTCTTTGGAAGTATCGCGTCGGTACGGATGATTACGGGAGAGGTTGCGAGTATCACGGGCGAGGTCGGCGTGTCGATTAGCGATCAGGATCCCTCGCTGAATCGATTTTCGGCGATCGTCGTGAAAAATGACGACGGTTGGCAAATTGATTCTATGGAAGAAATGCCCGTGCCCCAGCCATTGTCGAGCGCCGCGGCTCTCGCGCCGCTAGATTGGTTGATCGGCGATTGGCAGGACGCGACCGAGGAGGACCCCGTCCATACTCACGTGCACCCAGCAGTCGGCGGTGCGTTCCTCCTCCGTTCGTGCACGAGTGAGGCCGCCCAATCTACTCAGATCATTGGGTGGGACGCGCGGGCAAGAGAGATTCAATCATGGACCTTTAACAGCGACGGGTCACACGGCCATGCCACCTGGGCCCAAAATGGCGGCGACAGGCTGCTCCGCACCGTGCAGACGCTCGCCGATGGTCGCATAGCCTCAGGGACCTATGTGATCCACCGCGAGAATGATGATGAGTTCACGATTAAATTGATGGGGCGAGAAATTGACGGGCAACCCCAGCTGCCGACCGAACCGGTGACCGTGCGACGCATGCCAGCGGTCAGCAACTAA